Proteins from a single region of Plasmodium gaboni strain SY75 chromosome 2, whole genome shotgun sequence:
- a CDS encoding exported protein (PHISTc), giving the protein MISRNNYNCLIKKDELKYKKKSGFIFSTFFKIFFPLVLFALYNILIQINSKLNKQIDAYSSYKHNQKNSRQMSEHLRHHHISNISSRPLSSDLNDYSIEDEEVMNIFNNNMMNNNNLNDNSTNVNNVENRTIDELKNSFINNFGNKDELNKINEEEYDKLSDEEINDKLDKLDEYVSKKDMYIIWYNYSNNSRKKYYNMIDNVWARFESLCSFHNIPNKILFKLWNKAYNDLICTLHNKDYISMKKFYELFDKDECPRNDFIQFIDILGESWYNLINKMEKKWNKILQNNIIKGK; this is encoded by the exons atgatatcaagaaataattataattgtttaataaaaaaggacgaattaaaatataaaaaaaaaagtggtttcattttttccacttttttcaaaattttcTTTCCTCTTGTACTTTTTgctttatataatatccTCATACAG ATTAATTCCAAGTTGAATAAGCAGATAGACGCATATTCTTCCTATAAGCATAACCAAAAAAATTCAAGACAAATGTCTGAACATTTACGACATCATCATATCTCAAATATTAGCTCTAGACCTTTGAGCAGTGATTTAAATGATTATTCAATAGAAGATGAAGAAGTAATGAATATCttcaataataatatgatgaataataataatttaaatgaCAACAGTACTAATGTAAATAATGTTGAAAATAGGACAATCGATGAACTTAAAAATAGTTTCATTAATAATTTTGGAAATAAAGATGAAttgaacaaaataaatgaagaagagTACGATAAATTATCtgatgaagaaataaatgataaacTTGATAAATTAGATGAATATGTTAGTAAAAAAgatatgtatattatatggtataattattctaataattctaggaaaaaatattataatatgatagATAATGTATGGGCACGTTTTGAATCATTATGTTCTTTTCATAACATTccaaataaaattttatttaaattatgGAATAAAGCATATAATGATCTTATATGTACACTTCATAACAAAGATTATATTTCCATGAAAAAATTCTATGAATTATTTGATAAAGATGAATGTCCACGTAATGATTTTATTCAATTCATTGATATCTTAGGAGAATCATGGTATAACCTTATCAATAAAATGGAAAAGAAATGGAACAAAATCTTACaaaataacataataaaaggtaaataa
- a CDS encoding exported protein (PHISTc) has product MRHKNAYILKMSNLIVLVFLTIYILLFHPTQHKSISAYINFTNSQALMKSTHKRKLAQKLKNLIQKKILGKVFNSQVNEKEVPHENEKEIPHENEKEVPHEKEKEVPHVNVDGTPLYNKTYLSHKEKKIDSQNRNRPINSIKNNDAKENKKNDYDIVGNTQNKYKKYNKKSNNINDKKKKYTVRLFLKNIDDEKIEYIQNLTDEKIDIMIQNIHENITKDELFFIWTNVRYNYIRKYVDVMNELWSYVKEESDKNNYSDIAFNKVWWKLYPELISEFREEDNNICNDFLNIFNTEICDPAIYINFINMTRKIWNEIISVMRYKWITIISYNFPPRINK; this is encoded by the exons ATGAGGCACAAAAATGCATATATACTTAAGATGTCTAATTTAATCGTTTTAGTGTTCCTTACTATTTATATCCTCTTATTTCACCCTACACAA CATAAATCTATTAGTGCTTACATAAATTTTACCAACTCTCAAGCACTTATGAAAAGCACCCATAAAAGAAAACTTGCTCAAAAATTGAAGAATCTgattcaaaaaaaaatactaGGAAAAGTTTTCAATTCACAGGTAAATGAAAAAGAGGTCCCTcatgaaaatgaaaaggaAATCCCTcatgaaaatgaaaaggaAGTCCCTcatgaaaaagaaaaggaaGTCCCTCATGTAAATGTTGATGGTACTCCTTTATACAACAAAACATATTTATCACataaagaaaagaaaatagATTCTCAAAATAGGAATAGACCTATTAAtagtataaaaaataatgacgccaaagaaaacaaaaaaaatgacTACGACATAGTTGGGAACACACAAAACAAGTAcaagaaatataataaaaagagtaataatataaatgacaaaaaaaagaaatatacagtcagattatttttaaagaatattgatgatgaaaaaattgAATATATTCAAAACCTAACAGATGAAAAAATTGATATAATGATTCAAAATATACATGAGAATATTACTAAGGATGAACTCTTTTTCATATGGACAAACGTTCgttataattatataagaaaatatgtAGATGTGATGAATGAACTTTGGTCATATGTAAAAGAAGAATCAGATAAAAATAACTATTCAGATATTGCTTTTAATAAAGTATGGTGGAAATTATATCCTGAACTTATTTCTGAATTTAGAGAAGAAGACAATAACATTTGTAATGactttttaaatatattcaatacAGAAATATGTGATCCAGctatatatatcaattttattaatatgacGAGAAAAATATGGAATGAAATAATTAGTGTCATGAGATATAAATGGATTACAATCATTTCTTATAATTTCCCCCCAAggataaataaataa